The following coding sequences lie in one Apium graveolens cultivar Ventura chromosome 3, ASM990537v1, whole genome shotgun sequence genomic window:
- the LOC141711627 gene encoding uncharacterized protein LOC141711627 isoform X2, translated as MTIGVIINRGRRALGYKIKVKKFYKIGDIFTRTIADTGLMAWLSTINSMDKGLNLQSDDEFVFFQNLPDELVIKIFTTLSNSDAPFDTLNDLKLLGQCSTVCKQFNSLVCLVQTLSIKHPSCKTLYDYCPKILNKFKYIHSLQVKHWSCAEICINDERKKLPTIHFDVAYTPRSYSLVVVSYKKLSYYSDRRARDYLMLPDVAMEDGNDDLYSPTREHAFDLIRLHHMLVSSIKDHSYLQMVMVTDFSDRGTFTLDKEMLVELRNCSSINLEQVQGLDRSGFFLNLDFPFGNSSSGLVLYNICFNIIEWSEKSADDPIHKADADRGIPDGLLFKGSQGLLLKNYLRILLKNSDDNMLPAMYLSCNYIMNEWEAMGSTDGQCEVDVNHYLEILPVMSFLVHHLVVFMKKEDFSAPKRTVSSCNQGFPINIYSWNECLCYRISNLGWRILNWV; from the exons ATGACTATCGGGGTCATTATAAATAGGGGAAGACGAGCACTAGGGTATAAAATTAAGGTAAAAAAGTTTTATAAAATAGGCGACATCTTTACGAGGACCATAGCAGATACGGGCTTGATGGCTTGGCTTTCAACTATCAA CAGCATGGATAAGGGCCTTAATTTACAGAGTGATGATGAGTttgttttttttcaaaatctACCAGACGAACTTGTCATTAAGATTTTCACAACACTGAGCAACAGCGATGCACCATTCGACACCCTCAATGACTTGAAATTATTAGGTCAGTGCTCAACAGTTTGCAAGCAATTCAATTCCCTTGTTTGTCTCGTTCAGACCCTTTCCATAAAACATCCCTCCTGCAAAACATTATATGACTACTGCCCCAAAATTCTTAACAAATTCAAGTACATTCATTCCCTCCAAGTCAAGCACTGGTCTTGCGCTGAAATATGTATTAACGACGAGCGTAAGAAACTCCCTACCATTCATTTTGATGTCGCCTATACGCCTCGAAGTTATAGTCTCGTAGTTGTTTCATACAAAAAATTATCCTATTACTCAGACCGACGAGCTCGGGATTATCTCATGCTTCCAGACGTTGCTATGGAAGATGGCAACGATGATTTGTATTCACCTACTAGGGAACATGCCTTTGACTTGATTCGTCTTCATCACATGTTGGTATCCTCGATTAAGGACCACAGTTATCTTCAAATGGTCATGGTTACTGATTTCTCAGATCGTGGAACTTTCACTTTGGACAAGGAAATGTTAGTTGAGTTGCGAAATTGTAGCAGTATCAATCTTGAACAAGTGCAGGGACTTGATagatctggcttctttttgaatttggattttccATTCGGAAATAGTTCGTCCGGGCTTGTATTGTACAACATATGCTTTAATATAATTGAATGGTCTGAGAAGTCTGCGGATGATCCTATCCACAAGGCTGATGCTGACAGGGGTATCCCGGATGGTCTGCTTTTCAAAGGTTCTCAGGGACTGTTGCTAAAGAATTACCTGCGAATTCTATTGAAAAACTCTGATGAT AACATGCTACCTGCCATGTACTTAAGTTGTAACTACATAATGAATGAATGGGAAGCGATGGGTTCTACTGATGGGCAGTGTGAGGTGGATGTAAATCATTATTTAGAAATTTTACCAGTGATGTCATTTCTCGTACATCATTTGGTAGTATTTATGAAGAAGGAAGATTTTTCAGCCCCAAAGAGAACAGTCTCCTCTTGTAATCAAGGCTTCCCAATCAATATATATTCCTGGAATGAG TGTTTGTGCTATAGGATTTCTAATTTGGGTTGGAGAATTTTGAATTGGGTGTAG
- the LOC141711627 gene encoding uncharacterized protein LOC141711627 isoform X3, translating into MTIGVIINRGRRALGYKIKVKKFYKIGDIFTRTIADTGLMAWLSTINSMDKGLNLQSDDEFVFFQNLPDELVIKIFTTLSNSDAPFDTLNDLKLLGQCSTVCKQFNSLVCLVQTLSIKHPSCKTLYDYCPKILNKFKYIHSLQVKHWSCAEICINDERKKLPTIHFDVAYTPRSYSLVVVSYKKLSYYSDRRARDYLMLPDVAMEDGNDDLYSPTREHAFDLIRLHHMLVSSIKDHSYLQMVMVTDFSDRGTFTLDKEMLVELRNCSSINLEQVQGLDRSGFFLNLDFPFGNSSSGLVLYNICFNIIEWSEKSADDPIHKADADRGIPDGLLFKGSQGLLLKNYLRILLKNSDDNMLPAMYLSCNYIMNEWEAMGSTDGQCEVDVNHYLEILPVMSFLVHHLVVFMKKEDFSAPKRTVSSCNQGFPINIYSWNEDF; encoded by the exons ATGACTATCGGGGTCATTATAAATAGGGGAAGACGAGCACTAGGGTATAAAATTAAGGTAAAAAAGTTTTATAAAATAGGCGACATCTTTACGAGGACCATAGCAGATACGGGCTTGATGGCTTGGCTTTCAACTATCAA CAGCATGGATAAGGGCCTTAATTTACAGAGTGATGATGAGTttgttttttttcaaaatctACCAGACGAACTTGTCATTAAGATTTTCACAACACTGAGCAACAGCGATGCACCATTCGACACCCTCAATGACTTGAAATTATTAGGTCAGTGCTCAACAGTTTGCAAGCAATTCAATTCCCTTGTTTGTCTCGTTCAGACCCTTTCCATAAAACATCCCTCCTGCAAAACATTATATGACTACTGCCCCAAAATTCTTAACAAATTCAAGTACATTCATTCCCTCCAAGTCAAGCACTGGTCTTGCGCTGAAATATGTATTAACGACGAGCGTAAGAAACTCCCTACCATTCATTTTGATGTCGCCTATACGCCTCGAAGTTATAGTCTCGTAGTTGTTTCATACAAAAAATTATCCTATTACTCAGACCGACGAGCTCGGGATTATCTCATGCTTCCAGACGTTGCTATGGAAGATGGCAACGATGATTTGTATTCACCTACTAGGGAACATGCCTTTGACTTGATTCGTCTTCATCACATGTTGGTATCCTCGATTAAGGACCACAGTTATCTTCAAATGGTCATGGTTACTGATTTCTCAGATCGTGGAACTTTCACTTTGGACAAGGAAATGTTAGTTGAGTTGCGAAATTGTAGCAGTATCAATCTTGAACAAGTGCAGGGACTTGATagatctggcttctttttgaatttggattttccATTCGGAAATAGTTCGTCCGGGCTTGTATTGTACAACATATGCTTTAATATAATTGAATGGTCTGAGAAGTCTGCGGATGATCCTATCCACAAGGCTGATGCTGACAGGGGTATCCCGGATGGTCTGCTTTTCAAAGGTTCTCAGGGACTGTTGCTAAAGAATTACCTGCGAATTCTATTGAAAAACTCTGATGAT AACATGCTACCTGCCATGTACTTAAGTTGTAACTACATAATGAATGAATGGGAAGCGATGGGTTCTACTGATGGGCAGTGTGAGGTGGATGTAAATCATTATTTAGAAATTTTACCAGTGATGTCATTTCTCGTACATCATTTGGTAGTATTTATGAAGAAGGAAGATTTTTCAGCCCCAAAGAGAACAGTCTCCTCTTGTAATCAAGGCTTCCCAATCAATATATATTCCTGGAATGAG GATTTCTAA
- the LOC141711627 gene encoding uncharacterized protein LOC141711627 isoform X1, giving the protein MTIGVIINRGRRALGYKIKVKKFYKIGDIFTRTIADTGLMAWLSTINSMDKGLNLQSDDEFVFFQNLPDELVIKIFTTLSNSDAPFDTLNDLKLLGQCSTVCKQFNSLVCLVQTLSIKHPSCKTLYDYCPKILNKFKYIHSLQVKHWSCAEICINDERKKLPTIHFDVAYTPRSYSLVVVSYKKLSYYSDRRARDYLMLPDVAMEDGNDDLYSPTREHAFDLIRLHHMLVSSIKDHSYLQMVMVTDFSDRGTFTLDKEMLVELRNCSSINLEQVQGLDRSGFFLNLDFPFGNSSSGLVLYNICFNIIEWSEKSADDPIHKADADRGIPDGLLFKGSQGLLLKNYLRILLKNSDDNMLPAMYLSCNYIMNEWEAMGSTDGQCEVDVNHYLEILPVMSFLVHHLVVFMKKEDFSAPKRTVSSCNQGFPINIYSWNESRPMKSKKIMRKQGFKGNPYKIFFEDVREQAKMLEEAKSKPIGLADDFLPRLVPALPRVVPATFALSENMETIHMGQDHWFTLWI; this is encoded by the exons ATGACTATCGGGGTCATTATAAATAGGGGAAGACGAGCACTAGGGTATAAAATTAAGGTAAAAAAGTTTTATAAAATAGGCGACATCTTTACGAGGACCATAGCAGATACGGGCTTGATGGCTTGGCTTTCAACTATCAA CAGCATGGATAAGGGCCTTAATTTACAGAGTGATGATGAGTttgttttttttcaaaatctACCAGACGAACTTGTCATTAAGATTTTCACAACACTGAGCAACAGCGATGCACCATTCGACACCCTCAATGACTTGAAATTATTAGGTCAGTGCTCAACAGTTTGCAAGCAATTCAATTCCCTTGTTTGTCTCGTTCAGACCCTTTCCATAAAACATCCCTCCTGCAAAACATTATATGACTACTGCCCCAAAATTCTTAACAAATTCAAGTACATTCATTCCCTCCAAGTCAAGCACTGGTCTTGCGCTGAAATATGTATTAACGACGAGCGTAAGAAACTCCCTACCATTCATTTTGATGTCGCCTATACGCCTCGAAGTTATAGTCTCGTAGTTGTTTCATACAAAAAATTATCCTATTACTCAGACCGACGAGCTCGGGATTATCTCATGCTTCCAGACGTTGCTATGGAAGATGGCAACGATGATTTGTATTCACCTACTAGGGAACATGCCTTTGACTTGATTCGTCTTCATCACATGTTGGTATCCTCGATTAAGGACCACAGTTATCTTCAAATGGTCATGGTTACTGATTTCTCAGATCGTGGAACTTTCACTTTGGACAAGGAAATGTTAGTTGAGTTGCGAAATTGTAGCAGTATCAATCTTGAACAAGTGCAGGGACTTGATagatctggcttctttttgaatttggattttccATTCGGAAATAGTTCGTCCGGGCTTGTATTGTACAACATATGCTTTAATATAATTGAATGGTCTGAGAAGTCTGCGGATGATCCTATCCACAAGGCTGATGCTGACAGGGGTATCCCGGATGGTCTGCTTTTCAAAGGTTCTCAGGGACTGTTGCTAAAGAATTACCTGCGAATTCTATTGAAAAACTCTGATGAT AACATGCTACCTGCCATGTACTTAAGTTGTAACTACATAATGAATGAATGGGAAGCGATGGGTTCTACTGATGGGCAGTGTGAGGTGGATGTAAATCATTATTTAGAAATTTTACCAGTGATGTCATTTCTCGTACATCATTTGGTAGTATTTATGAAGAAGGAAGATTTTTCAGCCCCAAAGAGAACAGTCTCCTCTTGTAATCAAGGCTTCCCAATCAATATATATTCCTGGAATGAG TCAAGGCCAATGAAATCAAAGAAGATCATGAGAAAGCAGGGGTTTAAAGGAAATCCGTACAAAATTTTCTTTGAAGATGTAAGAGAGCAGGCAAAGATGCTGGAAGAAGCTAAATCCAAGCCAATTGGACTAGCTGATGATTTTCTGCCACGTTTAGTGCCTGCTCTGCCACGTGTAGTGCCTGCGACATTCGCGCTGTCCGAAAACATG GAAACAATACATATGGGCCAAGACCATTGGTTTACCTTATGGATCTAG